In the Piscinibacter sp. XHJ-5 genome, one interval contains:
- a CDS encoding ArsI/CadI family heavy metal resistance metalloenzyme, with protein sequence MKRFHVHVHVDDLARSIAFYSKLFAAEPARVESDYAKWMLDDPRINFAISTRGGKPGVDHLGFQTDDAAELAELKARAQAADIALFDEGETTCCYAHSEKHWVTDPQGIAWEQYHTLNDIPVFSESKAASASGTQASACCAPTTRGKPIGIPVAGAKSSCC encoded by the coding sequence ATGAAACGCTTTCACGTCCACGTCCACGTCGATGACCTGGCCAGGAGCATCGCGTTCTATTCGAAGCTGTTCGCCGCCGAACCAGCGCGCGTCGAAAGCGACTACGCCAAGTGGATGCTTGACGACCCGCGCATCAACTTCGCGATCTCCACGCGCGGCGGCAAGCCGGGCGTCGACCACCTGGGCTTTCAGACCGACGACGCGGCCGAGCTGGCCGAGCTGAAGGCACGTGCGCAGGCGGCCGACATTGCCTTGTTCGACGAGGGCGAGACGACCTGCTGCTACGCCCACAGCGAGAAGCACTGGGTGACCGATCCGCAGGGCATCGCCTGGGAGCAGTACCACACGCTAAATGACATCCCTGTCTTCAGCGAATCGAAGGCCGCCTCCGCCAGCGGCACACAGGCCTCGGCGTGCTGCGCACCGACGACGCGGGGCAAGCCGATCGGCATCCCGGTCGCGGGTGCCAAGTCTTCGTGCTGCTGA
- a CDS encoding metalloregulator ArsR/SmtB family transcription factor → MEDQDVVRALAALAHPARLQVFRALVVCGRRGMTPGVMAEGSGIPSATLSFHLKELMNARLVTQERQSRNLVYRASFDRMNALLGYLTANCCRGDECLDDKAAACKC, encoded by the coding sequence ATGGAAGATCAAGACGTCGTCCGAGCGCTTGCCGCCTTGGCGCACCCGGCGCGGCTGCAGGTGTTCCGCGCGCTCGTGGTCTGCGGCCGCCGCGGCATGACGCCTGGCGTGATGGCCGAGGGCTCCGGCATCCCGTCCGCCACGCTCTCCTTCCACCTAAAGGAGCTCATGAACGCGCGGCTGGTGACGCAGGAGCGCCAGAGTCGCAATCTCGTCTATCGCGCGTCATTCGATCGGATGAACGCGCTGCTCGGCTACCTCACCGCCAACTGCTGCCGCGGCGATGAATGTCTCGACGACAAAGCGGCGGCTTGCAAGTGCTGA
- a CDS encoding esterase-like activity of phytase family protein: MRLNKTVLAAFVSFGLTFTLQARAVELIAIGKLAGTLRDFSGQSALLENGVPGDQLGGLGSGLAWAGGNVFLALPDRGPNAVSWNAGVDHTTSYVPRFHTLQLDLRPAPDASTGLPYTLVPTLLNSTLLYSHVPLNYGAALAGHAAVPALNTASRHYFSGRSDNFDAATGSGDTRDARLDPEGIRVSRNGRAVYITDEYGPYLYEFDVASGARLRAIPLPANLAIAHKSAVSAEEIAGNARGRVANKGMEGLAISPDGKKLFGFVQSPLIEDGGDGGRANRIVAVDLETGHITQYAYDNYLADKAKAFNSSELLALNDHELLVLERDGKGLGDDSKAAVKRIYKIDLTGAQDVSALSGEASLLAKAVSKTLFLDIVVKLQAAGIAAEQIPAKLEGMAFGEDIVVDGVVKHTLYVANDNDFLPTTPGGKANPNQWFVFSFGDEDLGGSLFVNQRWTRRP; encoded by the coding sequence ATGCGACTGAACAAGACCGTCCTGGCCGCCTTCGTTTCTTTCGGCCTCACGTTCACCCTCCAGGCGCGCGCCGTCGAGCTCATCGCCATCGGCAAGCTGGCGGGCACGCTGCGCGACTTCTCGGGCCAGAGCGCGCTGCTCGAGAACGGCGTGCCGGGCGACCAGCTCGGCGGCCTCGGATCGGGCCTCGCATGGGCCGGCGGCAATGTGTTCCTGGCGCTGCCGGACCGCGGCCCCAACGCGGTATCGTGGAACGCGGGCGTGGACCACACGACGAGCTACGTGCCGCGCTTCCACACGCTGCAGCTCGATCTGCGGCCCGCGCCGGATGCATCCACCGGCCTGCCGTACACGCTGGTGCCGACGCTGCTGAACAGCACGCTGCTGTATAGCCACGTGCCGCTGAACTACGGTGCGGCGTTGGCTGGCCATGCGGCTGTGCCGGCACTGAACACTGCATCGCGCCACTACTTTTCGGGGCGCTCCGACAACTTCGATGCGGCGACCGGCAGCGGTGACACGCGCGACGCACGGCTGGACCCCGAGGGCATCCGCGTCTCGCGCAACGGCCGCGCGGTGTACATCACCGACGAATATGGCCCCTACCTGTACGAGTTCGATGTCGCGAGCGGCGCGCGCCTGCGCGCGATCCCGCTGCCGGCCAATCTCGCCATCGCGCACAAGTCGGCGGTGAGCGCCGAAGAGATCGCCGGCAACGCGCGCGGCCGCGTGGCCAACAAGGGCATGGAGGGTCTCGCGATCTCGCCGGACGGCAAGAAGCTGTTCGGCTTCGTGCAAAGCCCGCTGATCGAGGACGGCGGCGATGGCGGCCGCGCCAACCGCATCGTCGCGGTGGACCTGGAGACCGGGCACATCACGCAGTACGCCTACGACAACTATCTCGCCGACAAGGCCAAGGCCTTCAACAGCAGCGAGCTGCTCGCGCTCAACGATCACGAGCTGCTGGTGCTGGAGCGCGACGGCAAGGGCCTCGGCGACGACAGCAAGGCGGCTGTCAAGCGCATCTACAAGATCGACCTCACCGGCGCGCAGGACGTGTCCGCCCTGAGCGGCGAGGCCTCTTTGCTGGCCAAGGCGGTGAGCAAGACGCTGTTCCTCGACATCGTGGTCAAGCTGCAGGCGGCGGGCATCGCGGCCGAACAGATTCCCGCCAAGCTCGAGGGCATGGCCTTCGGCGAGGACATCGTCGTCGACGGCGTCGTCAAGCACACGCTGTACGTGGCCAACGACAACGACTTCCTGCCGACCACGCCCGGCGGCAAGGCGAATCCGAACCAGTGGTTCGTCTTCAGTTTCGGCGATGAAGACCTCGGCGGCTCGCTGTTCGTGA
- a CDS encoding bifunctional metallophosphatase/5'-nucleotidase, producing the protein MPKPRALLACALAATLALPALADDARGNSAAARRPFTVKIIGFNDYHGNLQTPGTFGQNTAVPFAQRPAVGGAEYLGAYIARMKAANPLNVVVGAGDFVSASPLISALFFDEPAVETLNRIGVEFTSVGNHEFDHGAAELLRLQNGGCKITNGVQDPNSCQGALVGTPVPFEGARFKWLSANVVSTASGKPLLPAYGVKAFKGVRIAFIGMTLKGTPQIVTPIGVAGLGFLDEADTVNALIPKLRQQGIEAIVVLVHQGGFQSAGLSDINGCDGDLATSDIAKIVSRLDNAVDLVISGHTHAAYNCSAGTVDAKSVNGIVTQTPRPTGLPNAAGRLVPVTSASAFGRVLTDIDVTLDPLTRRMTAVHATNRLVDRTDPEIDQTIAANPTIKNIVTAYNGLVSPIANRVIGSITATLANSADASGNMPAAELIADSQLASTAPANFGTAQIAFMNPGGVRASFTFASSAAGEGDGNVTYGEAFTVQPFGNSLVTLTLGAQDVKNVLEQQFAGCRGQTQTRMLIPAAGLKYTWDSTKGCDARISDVRLVNANGAVVEQIVDGVGAVVSPARTYRVTVNNFLSTGGDGFTSFNNGSNRLGGAQDIDALTAYLAGFKLPDHAPYDPAAAQLQKPRITRLP; encoded by the coding sequence ATGCCGAAGCCACGCGCTTTGCTCGCCTGCGCGCTCGCCGCCACCCTTGCGCTGCCCGCGCTGGCCGACGATGCCCGGGGCAATTCCGCCGCCGCGCGCCGGCCCTTCACCGTGAAGATCATCGGCTTCAACGACTACCACGGGAACCTGCAGACTCCCGGCACTTTCGGCCAGAACACCGCAGTTCCCTTCGCACAGCGCCCCGCGGTGGGCGGCGCGGAATACCTGGGCGCGTACATCGCACGCATGAAGGCGGCGAACCCGCTCAACGTCGTCGTCGGCGCGGGCGACTTCGTCAGCGCTTCTCCGCTGATCTCGGCGCTCTTCTTCGACGAGCCGGCGGTGGAGACGCTCAACCGCATCGGCGTGGAATTCACGTCCGTCGGCAACCATGAGTTCGACCATGGCGCGGCCGAGCTGCTGCGGCTGCAGAACGGCGGCTGCAAGATCACCAACGGCGTGCAGGATCCCAACAGCTGCCAGGGTGCGCTGGTGGGCACGCCGGTGCCGTTCGAGGGGGCGCGCTTCAAGTGGCTGTCGGCCAATGTGGTCTCCACGGCCTCGGGCAAGCCGCTGCTGCCTGCGTATGGCGTGAAGGCCTTCAAGGGCGTGCGAATCGCGTTCATCGGCATGACGCTGAAGGGCACGCCGCAAATCGTCACCCCCATCGGCGTGGCCGGTCTTGGCTTCCTCGATGAGGCCGACACGGTGAACGCGCTGATCCCGAAACTCAGGCAGCAGGGCATCGAGGCCATCGTTGTGCTGGTGCACCAGGGCGGTTTCCAGTCGGCGGGACTGTCGGACATCAACGGCTGCGATGGCGATCTCGCCACCTCCGACATCGCGAAGATCGTCTCGCGCCTGGACAACGCGGTGGACCTGGTGATCAGCGGCCACACGCACGCGGCCTACAACTGCTCGGCCGGCACGGTGGACGCGAAGAGCGTCAATGGCATCGTCACGCAGACGCCGCGCCCCACCGGCCTGCCCAATGCAGCAGGCCGCCTGGTACCGGTGACCAGCGCGAGCGCCTTCGGCCGCGTGCTCACCGACATCGACGTGACGCTCGATCCGCTCACGCGCCGCATGACGGCCGTGCATGCGACCAACCGGCTGGTCGACCGCACCGATCCGGAGATCGACCAGACCATCGCCGCGAACCCGACGATCAAGAACATCGTCACCGCCTACAACGGCCTGGTGTCGCCGATCGCCAACCGCGTGATCGGCTCCATCACGGCGACGCTGGCCAACAGTGCCGATGCCTCCGGCAACATGCCCGCCGCCGAGCTGATCGCCGATTCGCAACTCGCCTCCACCGCGCCGGCGAATTTCGGCACCGCGCAGATCGCGTTCATGAACCCGGGCGGCGTGCGTGCGAGCTTCACCTTCGCGAGCAGCGCAGCCGGTGAAGGCGATGGCAACGTGACCTACGGCGAGGCCTTCACGGTGCAGCCCTTCGGCAACAGCCTCGTCACGCTGACGCTCGGTGCGCAAGATGTGAAGAACGTGCTCGAGCAGCAATTCGCCGGCTGCCGCGGGCAGACGCAAACGCGCATGCTGATTCCCGCGGCGGGCTTGAAGTACACCTGGGACTCGACCAAGGGCTGCGACGCGCGCATCAGCGACGTGCGCCTGGTCAATGCCAACGGCGCCGTGGTGGAGCAGATCGTCGACGGCGTGGGCGCGGTGGTGTCGCCGGCCCGGACCTATCGCGTGACGGTGAACAACTTCCTGTCCACCGGCGGCGACGGCTTCACCAGCTTCAACAACGGCAGCAACCGGCTCGGCGGCGCGCAGGACATCGACGCGCTCACCGCCTACCTCGCCGGCTTCAAACTGCCGGATCACGCACCCTACGACCCGGCGGCGGCGCAGCTGCAGAAGCCGCGCATCACGCGCCTGCCATGA
- a CDS encoding MIP/aquaporin family protein: MDLPRKLGAEALGTMLLLTTVIGSGIMAQRLAGGNVAIALLANTLATVGGLYILIEVFGPISGAHFNPAVSAVMAYRGELQKSSLVPYIAAQLVGAMLGAWLAHAMFDLSILQFSTKVRAGMGQWIAEAVATAGLLLVILRAPAGRAAAMVAAYIGAAYWFTASTSFANPAAVFGRLFSDSFAGIAPGSAPGFVVAQFVGAAIGTVIHQALEPRLHPAGHPNMIEASGEEQALGGASRQQ, from the coding sequence ATGGATCTGCCCCGCAAGCTCGGCGCCGAGGCGCTCGGCACGATGCTGCTGCTGACCACCGTGATCGGCTCGGGGATCATGGCCCAGCGCTTGGCCGGCGGAAACGTCGCGATCGCGCTGCTCGCCAACACATTGGCGACCGTCGGCGGCCTGTACATCCTGATCGAGGTGTTCGGGCCGATCAGCGGCGCGCACTTCAATCCGGCGGTGAGTGCCGTGATGGCGTATCGCGGGGAACTGCAGAAGTCCTCGCTCGTGCCGTACATCGCCGCCCAACTGGTCGGCGCGATGCTCGGCGCCTGGCTCGCGCATGCGATGTTCGACCTGTCGATCCTGCAGTTCTCGACGAAGGTGCGTGCCGGGATGGGCCAATGGATCGCCGAAGCGGTGGCGACGGCCGGCCTGCTTCTCGTGATCCTGCGCGCGCCGGCTGGTCGGGCCGCTGCGATGGTCGCCGCGTACATCGGGGCCGCGTACTGGTTCACCGCCTCGACTTCGTTCGCGAACCCGGCGGCGGTGTTCGGCCGGCTGTTCAGCGACAGCTTCGCCGGCATTGCGCCGGGAAGCGCACCCGGCTTCGTCGTGGCTCAGTTCGTCGGCGCGGCGATCGGCACGGTCATCCACCAGGCCCTCGAGCCGCGCCTGCACCCGGCCGGACATCCCAACATGATCGAAGCCTCCGGAGAGGAGCAAGCGCTCGGGGGCGCGTCCCGGCAGCAGTGA
- a CDS encoding alkaline phosphatase D family protein, with the protein MSKLSLPRRRLLIASAAGAASGLTGILSHAQAPAAVTSDRARPQFPSGVQSGDVLADRGVVWARSDRAARMWVEWSTTAAFTNPRRLRGPYAQESTDFTARIDLAGLPAGQDVFYRVTWEDLAGGGASEPMAGHFRTAPREARNVRFLWSGDTAGQGWGINESFGGMKIYEAMRKLNPDFFIHCGDNIYADGPILPEVKLADGSVWHNVCTEEKSKVAETLKEFRGAYRYNMLDANVRRFNAEVMQVWQWDDHEVTNNWSTSKDLSGDPRYSDKNVPLLVARGARAFLENAPMRWHAQEEEERVYRKIAYGPLLDVFVIDMRSYRGPNTHNRQEAINDESQYLGAAQLEWLKRELKASKAVWKVIASDMPIGLQVADGKDAQGRAKFEAVANGDGPAIGRELEIAQLLSFIKRQRVRNTVWLTADVHYTAAHYYDPHKAQFQDFEPFWEFVSGPLHAGTFGPNDLDNTFGIEVKYAKAPANGQVNLPPTAGMQFFGDVQIDAKTHAMTVHLRDIIGGSLWSTTLAART; encoded by the coding sequence ATGAGCAAGCTTTCCCTCCCCCGCCGCCGTCTGCTGATCGCGTCCGCCGCGGGCGCCGCCTCCGGCCTCACCGGCATCCTTTCGCACGCGCAGGCGCCGGCCGCGGTCACGTCGGACCGCGCACGCCCGCAGTTCCCCTCGGGCGTGCAAAGCGGCGATGTGCTGGCCGACCGCGGCGTGGTCTGGGCCCGCAGCGACCGCGCCGCACGCATGTGGGTGGAATGGTCCACGACCGCCGCCTTCACGAACCCGCGCAGGCTGCGCGGCCCGTATGCGCAGGAGTCCACCGACTTCACCGCGAGGATCGACCTCGCCGGCCTGCCCGCCGGTCAGGACGTCTTCTACCGTGTGACGTGGGAAGACCTCGCCGGCGGCGGCGCGAGCGAGCCGATGGCGGGCCATTTCCGCACCGCGCCGCGCGAGGCGCGCAACGTGCGCTTCCTGTGGTCCGGCGACACGGCCGGCCAGGGCTGGGGCATCAACGAGAGCTTCGGCGGCATGAAGATCTACGAGGCGATGCGCAAGCTGAACCCTGACTTCTTCATCCACTGCGGCGACAACATCTATGCCGACGGCCCCATCCTGCCCGAGGTGAAGCTCGCCGACGGCAGCGTGTGGCACAACGTGTGCACCGAGGAGAAGAGCAAGGTCGCCGAGACGCTGAAGGAATTCCGCGGCGCCTACCGCTACAACATGCTCGATGCGAACGTGCGCCGCTTCAACGCCGAGGTGATGCAGGTGTGGCAGTGGGACGATCACGAGGTGACGAACAACTGGTCGACGAGCAAGGACCTGAGCGGCGACCCGCGCTACAGCGACAAGAACGTGCCCCTGCTGGTCGCCCGCGGCGCACGCGCCTTCCTCGAGAACGCGCCCATGCGTTGGCACGCGCAGGAAGAAGAGGAGCGCGTCTACCGCAAGATTGCGTACGGTCCGTTGCTCGACGTGTTCGTCATCGACATGCGCAGCTATCGCGGACCGAACACCCACAACCGCCAGGAAGCGATCAACGACGAATCGCAGTACCTCGGCGCCGCGCAGCTCGAATGGCTCAAGCGCGAGCTCAAGGCCTCGAAGGCGGTGTGGAAGGTGATCGCCTCCGACATGCCGATCGGCCTGCAGGTCGCCGACGGCAAGGATGCGCAAGGCCGCGCGAAGTTCGAGGCGGTGGCCAACGGCGACGGCCCCGCGATCGGCCGCGAGCTGGAGATTGCGCAGCTGCTGTCGTTCATCAAGCGCCAGCGGGTGCGCAACACCGTGTGGCTCACCGCCGACGTGCACTACACCGCCGCGCACTACTACGATCCGCACAAGGCGCAGTTCCAGGATTTCGAGCCGTTCTGGGAATTCGTCTCCGGTCCGCTGCACGCCGGCACGTTCGGCCCGAACGACCTGGACAACACCTTCGGCATCGAGGTCAAGTACGCCAAGGCGCCCGCGAATGGCCAGGTCAATCTGCCGCCGACGGCCGGCATGCAATTCTTCGGCGACGTGCAAATCGATGCGAAGACGCACGCGATGACCGTGCACCTGCGCGACATCATCGGCGGCTCGCTGTGGAGCACGACACTGGCGGCGCGGACTTGA
- a CDS encoding arsenate reductase ArsC has product MTTNVLILCTHNSARSVLSEGMLNHWAKKLGKDVRAHSAGSAPSGRINPFALEALQNADVDTTGYRSKSWHEFSADGAPPMTIVITVCDSAAAEQCPVFFGGSGGQPVKVHWGYPDPSNAEGGDEGKRRAFELTRQAIGYRMLQLLQLPLETMSRGQLQQALVEISKS; this is encoded by the coding sequence ATGACAACCAACGTCCTCATCCTTTGCACCCACAACTCCGCGCGCAGCGTGCTCAGCGAAGGCATGCTCAATCACTGGGCGAAGAAGCTCGGCAAGGACGTGCGCGCCCACAGTGCCGGCAGCGCACCGAGCGGCCGCATCAACCCGTTCGCGCTGGAAGCGCTGCAGAATGCCGACGTTGACACCACAGGCTACCGCAGCAAGAGCTGGCACGAGTTCAGCGCCGACGGCGCGCCGCCGATGACCATCGTCATCACCGTGTGCGACAGCGCCGCGGCCGAGCAGTGCCCCGTCTTCTTCGGCGGCAGCGGTGGCCAGCCGGTCAAGGTGCACTGGGGTTACCCCGACCCATCGAACGCCGAAGGCGGCGATGAAGGCAAGCGCCGCGCGTTCGAGCTGACGCGCCAGGCGATCGGCTACCGGATGCTGCAGCTGCTGCAGTTGCCGCTCGAGACGATGAGCCGCGGGCAGCTGCAGCAGGCGTTGGTCGAGATCTCGAAGAGCTGA